AAACTGACATTCATGACAATATTGTGTAATAAAGGCAAATGTCACCAAATATGTGGTCTACAGATCCAGTGTATAAGCCAAATAAAAGCAACCAGTCTCTCTAGATACTAGTCTATATAAACCTCAATTTATTAACCTATTCGAAAGAAAATCATGTGTGGTTTAAATtgtgaatattgaaacaatgtagCATTTTACATTTAGTGGTATAGATGAAACATGACAATCTTACAATAAGAATTAACTCTTAGTTACCCTTTCATATAGGCTAATCAAAGAAATAGGTAAACTGCTTTTGAAAGTGATGCAAGTGGTTGTTGTGTTTTTGAACCCGATGGAGAGGCAGAACATTGATGCAATCTTGGAATTAAGATTAAGCCCAGAATCTCCCTCAGCGTTCACTTTTGATGAAGAAGCAGCAGAGAAGGAGGGCCGATACCCAAATGGTCACAGCCAATAGGGACGCTCGACCCAAGAAAAGCAAGCAGAAGACTGGAGCAGATGACACAGACCTGTTGATTactcaatcccagagcaacaacTCCTTAAATGGTTGGTGATATGAACACTCAATGTATAGTACTCTCACAATACAGTATACTGAACCACAGAACAGTCATACAACTGTGTTGGATGCATTATCAGTCTTACAAATACATATCCCCATATTGACACCCTTCTTATCAAGAATAAAACATTGTTGAATGGTTACAACCTCTGTCAAGATGTAGGCGAGAACTATTAGTTGTACATCATTTACCAATAACTATCTAGTACTGTATGCCTGACTTGTAATGGCCATGTTATACTCTTCAGCTGAAGAAGCCCATGATAACCCACTGGAGGAAATTACTCTGGGAGAGCTCAGCCTAAAAACCACTGATGCTACAGATGAGATGCCCCCCGAGAAACCCATCATCACCAAAACTATGGACGTGGAAATTGACAGCCAGCCAAAGCCTAAACTTAGTACAGAAAATGAAGGCCCAGCAGAAGtgaaaaagaaagagaaggagaagaaagagaaaggTGTGAAAAAGGAGAAGGCGCAAGCAAAACGTAAGATCATTTTATCCTATGagatatgacacacacacacacacacacacagcaaaaacagCAGCAAACACACAGCAaaaatacacaacacacacacacaatatcctgtgtgtgtcatgtgtgttgtgtatttttgctgtgtgtttgctgtgtgtgtgtgcgtatctgTGATTGTTTGTCAGAGGAGGCTTCCTCAAGGAGGAATAGAAAGATAGTCCTCCTCAAAATGTAGTAAAAAATACTATTCTGTCTTATGTTTTAGAGTTAGAACAGaatgaggagaagggagaggagaaggagaagcgagagaaaaaaacaaaaaaggaCAAATTGAAAGGACACACCCCAAgtaaagagaaaaaaaacaagactGATGAACAAGAGGGTAAGAGATACAAATGTCATACACAATGCTGAATGTGTGATGATAACCTCTGCCACCGTATATGAGATGTGCACAGACACGGTTACAAATGCTTGCTCAGAAGGCTTGGTTTTGAAGGTTTTATAGAAGAATGTGAGTTACAGCTAAAGGCATCTGTAGGCCTTGCCCCTTGAGACGTAACTTTGGCTCCAATGCCACTGTTGTGCTATGAAAGGGCAAACAGTAAATGGCTCACGATAGCCTGACTGCCCTGTTCAGTGGGCATCGGGTACGGAACCGAGCCAGATAGACCCAGGTATTCTGATCCTCTTCAGGAGGGCAAGGTGTATGTCTATAACCCATTGATCAAGCACGTTTGTTGTCGTCCTATCAAACTGATGTACTCTAGAACTATCAGCAGTGCACTTGGACTAACCTTAAAAAGTACCCGAAGTCATGCACTTGTATAACTCATTCTCTTCATGTTCTGTAAAGACATAAGAGATCTGGCTGCTTTAATCTGTTTCCTGTGACTAACTAGTAGATATGTTTTCCAGAAAAACACAACATATTCAGAACAAAGTTGACATACTTTACACAAAATGCAGAGCAACACAAAATATTTTATAACACATTTCATTACTACCTTTCAGCATTACCATATTTTTATATTTCTCTCAATTTCCAGCAAACACTATCACTAAGTCTCCAGCTATTCAGATAGATTCCGTAGTAGAGTTTGAGACGCCAGAATGGGACAGTGATGGTGAGAGAAAGGATTGGTCAAAAAGCCCCATCCCAGGAACACCCAAGAAAAAACAACACCTCAACACATGTGAGTCATACGTTTGCAaggtaaactgaacaaaaatataaacgcaacatgtaaaggtTTGGTCCCGtatttcatgaactgaaataaaatatcccagaaatgttccatatgcacaaaaagcttatttctctcaaatttggtttacatccctgttagtgagaatttctcctttgccaagataatccatccacctgacaggtgtggcatatcaagaagctgattaaacagcatgatcattacacagttgcaccttgtgtTGTGGACAATttaaagaccactctaaaatgtgcagttttttcacacaacacaatgccacagatgtcttaagttttgagAAAGAGtaaaattggcatgctgactgcaggaatgtccaccacagctgttgccagagaatttaatgttaatttctctaccataagccgcctccaacgtcattttagagaatttggcagtacatccaaccggcctcacaaccgcagactacaTGTAACCAGGCcagaccaggacctccacatccagcttcttcacttgCCGGTTCGGCTGAGactagccacccggacagctgatgaaactgtgggtttgcacaacctgTCAGCAaatgtctcagggaagctcatctgcgtgctcgtcgtcctcaccagtgtcttgacctgactgcagttcggggTCGTAACCTACTTCAGTGGGCAaacgctcaccttcgatggccactggcatgctggagaagtatGCTCTTCACGGataaatcctggtttcaactgtaccgtgcAGATGGCAGTCAGTGTGCAAGGCattgtgtgggtgagcagtttgctgatgtcaattttgtgaacagagtgccccatggtggcggtggggttatggtatgagcagcAGTAAGCTACatacaatgaacacaattgcatttcattGATGGCAGTTTGAATGCGCAGAGATATCGTGAtgagattctgaggcccattgtcgtgccattcatccgccgccatcacctcatgtttcagcatgataatgcaaggcCCCATGTCTCAAGAATCTGTACACGATTCCTGTAAACTGAAtatttcccagttcttccatggcctgcatactcactagacatgttaaccactgagcatgtttgggatgctctggattgaagTGTACGAccgtgtgttccagttcccgccaatatccagcattttcacacagccattgaagaggagtgggacaacattccacaggccacaatcaacagcctgatcaactctatgcaaaggagatatgtcgcactgcatgaggcaaatgttgtgtttatattttgttcagtgtaaactGACCTTCCGGTATACTGCAAAGAGTTTCCCTTTTGTTTACATGAAATAACTTTGAATATGTTGTTTCCACTGCTACAGCAAGGTGCCAAATAAGTGACaatgagagggaggaagatgaAATTcttgaaagagagaaaaaagagaaaacTCCAAAAAAGACCAAAAAAGCTGAGAAAGCCAATCTCGCACTGCTTAACTCCAACTACAGGCAGCAGGACACCTCAGACAGCGACGACAACATTGGAAGAGTAAGAGTGTGATAAAAACGTCACTCTAAAAGAGCAGTGTTTGTCCATTTTACAAATGAACCATTTTCCCTTTAACCTAGATATGGTAGCCATTACCTTATAAATGTCTCTTTCATTCAGACAATTTATGTCTGAAAAAAAATCCTTTCCTcccatctcttcctctttcttttctctccttccctctccctaccCTTCCCAtttccttcctgtctctgtccctcaggTGACAACTCCTGTCTCAGTTGAAGATCTTGAAAAGTTTGCCCTGCATCCAGCCCCTAGAGATACGACAATCCAGTGCAGAATCACTCGGGACAGGCGGGGCGTGGAGAAAGGAATGTACCCCACTTACTATCTCCATATGGAGAAGGAGGATGGGAAGAGGGTAAGGGTGCTAAAGAAAAGGTTCAATGGAATATATGGCTGGCCAATGTGAATGCTCTTGTTGCAAGTCTTTCCTTGTGCGGTATGTGATTGGCCAGCCTTTATGTCAGTTTGATCATCAGAATAATTGCACTCATGTAACTGCTGTTTTCTCATTGTCCATTCTTgatttctccctccatcctcccttaatacccctctttctctctacctctctcaggTGTTTTTAATGGCaggcaggaagaggaagaagTGCAAAACCTCCAATTATCTCATTTCCATTGATCCAACAGAACTttccagagacacagacagttaTATAGGCAAACTAAGGTAACTAACCCCCAACCGATCTATGTTCAACCATACAACCATAAAAAAATGTGTGACCAACTTTTCATTTAGTTTAGTATTTTTttccattctgtctgtctgtctgtttatttaTTGTGTCCATCTGTCCCGTTCTTCTGTTTAACTTCACAGTACTATGTAAATCGTATGATCAATCTCTTTCAGATCAAATGTGCTAGGCACCAAATTCACAGTGTTTGACGACGGGGATAACCCAGATAAGAAGCCTTTCGTCAAAGAGTGTGAGTCAGTTCGGCAAGAGCTTGCCGCAATCTGTTATGTGAGTCAAACCTAATTTTACATCTTTACAATGACTTCCTTCATTTACTGTAGGCTTTTGCCTCCTGATAAAAAATTAATCCGACCAATAACTATGACCTTCTCTTCTGTATTTTTGTCTTTCAGGAGAAGAATGTTCTAGGTTTCAAAGGCCCCAGGAAAATGACAGTGATTATTCCTGGCATGATGGAGAATGATGAGAGAGTGTGCATTCGTCCAAAAAGTGTATGTTTATCGACACCTAAGACTCCTGAGATTGAGACCTAAGGTTAAATTCATCAGGCCACTAAACCAATACATATGATGCAGAATAGAATAGGAGAATATAATGAGTACCTATATGAATAAAGATATGGTACGGACAGTCTGTTTACCACTCTCTCCTTCATCTACTGTTATCTCTCAGGATATAGAGTCTCTGCTCTCCCGCTATGAGAATGGTAACACTGACAACCTAGTGTGCCTCATGAACAAGTCCCCCAGCTGGAATGAACAGACACAGTCCTACGTGCTCAATTTCCACGGCCGAGTCACACAGGCCTCCGTCAAAAACTTCCAAATCGTTCACCCTGACAACGGTAAGATAGAGCCATTATTTGCTGAGAAATAGAGGTGCTTTAGGCCGCCTGATTGGCTATAAGCTGTCTTAGAATACCCGTTCTATATTTCTGGATGTAGTGGCTTAAAAATGCCTTCATTCACTTCATTCACACGCCCCCAATGCCAACTAACCCTTTTATAATGTACTGCTATCCAACTCCCCACCACCCTGCTGACTATGGGACAATTACACTACCTTCCAGAGGACTACATTGTGATGCAGTTTGGTCGGGTGGCAGAGGACGTATTCTCCATGGACTATAGCTTCCCTATGTGTCCCCTGCAGGCCTTCGCCATCACGCTCTCCTCCTTCGATGGCAAACTGGCTTGTGAGTGATACCAAGTGTGGACAACTCAATCAAGCAGAAGCAGAGCCTTAATGGCTTACCATTACAGTTCTATCACAGTATTAATTGTCAATGTGCATTCCAGGTAGTATTGGATAAGTGTTTGATATTTTTCAACACCTGAGATTACAGAAAGTATTTTTTAGATTTGGCGAAAAATACGTAACAACTAATCAACGTCATTGAGTATAAGTTATGATTCAGTCTCAATAAGGAACACATATTACTAAATGTTATCTGAAAAACAGCAACTAGGTCCTCTGAATTATATATTGTGCTTAGATGTCTGGTAGATGTAACCACTAGAATGACAATGTTGCACAGCATACCTGTTTTGTGCAGGCTGTTTGATCATATTTGAACTGAAACATTTTTATAAGAAATATGTATAAGAAAAATGTCCAATTCATTTATTTAATATTGATTGCAGTCTTAAGGCTCCGCTCCACATTATCAAAGTGGAACGTATTCATGTTTTCAATTTTTTTCTACATTCCACATAATCTCATATGTgcaacatacactgagtataacaaatattaggaacaccacCCCTGTTGCCCTCAGAAcggcctcaattcgtcagggcatgggctctacaaggtgtcgaaagcattcaacagggatgctggcccatgttgactccaatgcttcccacagttgtgtcaagttggctgaatgtcctttgggcggtggaccattcttgattacacacaggaatcatctgcactgattgaagtggatttaacaagtgacattaataaggaatcatagctttcacctggattcaaatggttagtctatgtcatgaaaagagcaggtgtccttaatgttttgtatactcactGTAACAAGGCAGCTGCAGGGCTCTAGACTGCAACCATTTAGTCGTATTTTGAGATCTTCCCAGCAAACGTTTCCATAACGTTCCCTAAAGGTTCTCCTTTGGTTCTTAGAAAAATAACCTTCCCAAAAACGTTCCCAGAAGCAACATTTGTTATCTGGGCTTTGACTTGGCTTTGCGAGTTCCATTTTAATTGGTTGCATCGGTGCGAGCTGCCATTTCTAGCTGGTCACTTCACTTCTCTCAAAACGTTCTATTTGGGGGCGGCAAAAAACACAATTTGGTCAAATCTAAAAGTGCACCATTTTTCTGATCCCTGAATGAAATAGTCAGGTCTGCCCTGTGCTTGTTTCTCCCTTGCTGCTCCCAAGTAGGTTAGTTGGAGAGCAAAATGCATTCTGATTGTAACATTTCAAAATTCAATTGCGGGAAAATAAAAGTTTAGAAGAAGTTGTGACTGTTGGAGAGAGGAGGGTCTAAGGTTTCTGAAAGGTATTACATTTATTTCTCAAGTCTCAATATTGGCTGTTTAAGCACAGTTTTGAGCCAAACTATCTGGTAGGCTATATCTTTGAGATATACGGAGTGGAGTGCGGGAAGCACCCATCTGCCATTTGCGGTGATTGCATAGGCCTATAAATAAATGATTGGGTATGCTGCAAAGTTTTTAGGAAATTACAATTACTGTTAGATGAATCAATTACACAACTAACTACCGGCATATTATATTTAGCTATCTAACTAATGCATTTTGAGTTTACAAATTAATTAGCCTATGCGATATTTGTACACACAATAGATGTAAGCAAATTTATATCTATTTAACAGAAGAAATCTGCAGTTCTGGAGCCCTATTTTGAGAGTAAAATATAGCAACAATAGACTAAATGTCAACCCATTCATGACAATCACTGGTTTAGGGTGCATGTCAAAATATATTGATCATGCACTCCTGCTTGGACATGTTccattttccattttccattttagtcatttagcagacgttcttatccagagcgatttacagattgtgcattcatcttaagacagctaggtgggacaaccacatactgtatcacagtcatagtaGGTAAATACATtgttcctcaataaagtagctatcagcaaagtcagagctagtatgAGGGACAAGAGTCAAGTGCGAGCGTTAGTTCACAAAATGCTTTTTTTAATGTTAGATGAAATAACTTATTTTCTGAATCATATCATCTCAGTAGCACTGTGAACGTCTTTTTAAAATGGCTGGTAATTTTTTCCTCTTGCGTGATGCTGCAACAAGTTTGGTACGACCAAATTATGGGCTGGTGCCACCAACTGAAAATGTAAGTAGCACCGGTGCCACCAGGAAATTAGTCTGGATTCCTGAAGCTGCAAAGAGCCTCTATTTAAGATAATGACGTGGAATTTGCCATAAATTGTTATTGATAGAATGTTTACTGATGTATAAAACTGTCATGTTGATTAATCATTTTTATActatggcattgttgaatacttgtttctgattggcttgaaggacAATTTAGAGCGTGCATTATTTTCCTGTAATGCATGGTATATCAGCACGGTAGCgttcaatggctatagttcatccttacatgttctatgtttgagctgcttttgaaggCAAAGgtcgaattgaaaacattattggcacTGATGAATTGGATTTTCAGCcacgtctatttctatgggcacaagcactgttcatgacacaaactattcacacccctattgttggtggagagaacatttagcaaGTTTGAAGTCTATTCCCTGAAATTATACAAATGTTCTCATGGGATGCAGatgcagttttaaagctacttttcatgcaattctatacatttttgccatgtctaatgtgcattcatgtgatatttgactGACTCAAACATTACATCAGAATGTATGGTCTAAAAAACCTACCGAAAAAaacgttagctgacatgggctagatgatctggacatttctgacacaTTATAGCTCTCTAAGATATGCAATGACTGGTTTGACAAGAGGAAAACTGTTGACGCATTACCCAATTTCAAAATgacaccttgtgcattctactattataaCTTTCAAGAGAAAATTTAAAGCCAGACTGAGTTCCGTTTAAAAAATGCCCCACCGTTTGAGAACCAATGATCTAAACAAGCAAGTCTGTTTGtgtggttaccaaggcaactactgtagctatctagtaaacttgctagctacttcagtggatgttgaatgCATTTCTACCTgtaaatgaacacatttctaggGACAAATGTgttaaatgtgttaaattatagccatggcaTAAAACATCTTGTAAACCCATTACTCTGTGTTGATGTTGTTTTTGTACAGGAAGTTAGTATCTTCTCTCCCCACTATCTCCTTTTGGTCTCTTTATCGCAGTCAAGGACAGAAATGCTTTTAGTCAAAGAACTTAATGAATATACCAATCTTCACTGCTGATCTGGAAACACTACATCCAACAGATTCAGATGTAGATAAAACCAATGACTCATGATTTCTCCTCTTGCACAACAGTTACAAAAGTAATTTCGATACCGATAACAGTCA
This genomic window from Oncorhynchus kisutch isolate 150728-3 linkage group LG20, Okis_V2, whole genome shotgun sequence contains:
- the LOC109865468 gene encoding tubby protein codes for the protein MEDPELRQLKLDNQRSLLMKKQQRRRADTQMVTANRDARPKKSKQKTGADDTDLLITQSQSNNSLNAEEAHDNPLEEITLGELSLKTTDATDEMPPEKPIITKTMDVEIDSQPKPKLSTENEGPAEVKKKEKEKKEKGVKKEKAQAKQLEQNEEKGEEKEKREKKTKKDKLKGHTPSKEKKNKTDEQEANTITKSPAIQIDSVVEFETPEWDSDGERKDWSKSPIPGTPKKKQHLNTSRCQISDNEREEDEILEREKKEKTPKKTKKAEKANLALLNSNYRQQDTSDSDDNIGRVTTPVSVEDLEKFALHPAPRDTTIQCRITRDRRGVEKGMYPTYYLHMEKEDGKRVFLMAGRKRKKCKTSNYLISIDPTELSRDTDSYIGKLRSNVLGTKFTVFDDGDNPDKKPFVKECESVRQELAAICYEKNVLGFKGPRKMTVIIPGMMENDERVCIRPKSDIESLLSRYENGNTDNLVCLMNKSPSWNEQTQSYVLNFHGRVTQASVKNFQIVHPDNEDYIVMQFGRVAEDVFSMDYSFPMCPLQAFAITLSSFDGKLACE